From Microcystis aeruginosa NIES-2549, a single genomic window includes:
- a CDS encoding alpha-D-glucose phosphate-specific phosphoglucomutase → MTIETVATKPFSDQKPGTSGLRKSVPVFQQPHYLENFIQAIFNTLDGIEGQTLVVGGDGRYYNRQAIQTILKIAAANGIGRILVGTDGIVSTPAISGLIRENNAFGGIVLSASHNPGGPEGDFGIKYNITNGGPAPENITDAIYAETKVISSYKILSGADINLDRPGSFKLGTMDVEVIDAVTPYVKMMEKIFDFDRIEALLTSGKFKMCMDSLHAVTGPYAYALFEQRLGAPKGTVLNGIPLEDFGGGHPDPNLVYAHDLVEILFGQEAPDFGAASDGDGDRNMILGQNFFVTPSDSLAVLTANAHLVPGYQNGITGVARSMPTSAAADRVAAKLGIDCYETPTGWKFFGNLLDAGKATLCGEESFGTGSNHIREKDGLWAVLFWLNILAVKGESVEAIVRSHWQEFGRNFYSRHDYEEVALEPAKEMMARLQKLVLELKGKQFGNYEVEYADDFSYTDPVDGSVSKNQGIRIGFTDGSRIIYRLSGTGTKGATLRVYLESYEPDASKHDIDTQKALQPLIDLAEKIGQIRQSTGREQPTVIT, encoded by the coding sequence ATGACGATTGAAACTGTTGCCACAAAACCCTTTAGTGACCAGAAACCGGGGACTTCCGGACTGCGAAAATCCGTTCCCGTTTTTCAACAACCCCATTATCTGGAAAATTTTATTCAAGCTATCTTCAATACTTTAGACGGTATCGAGGGTCAAACCCTAGTCGTCGGTGGAGATGGTCGTTATTATAACCGTCAAGCTATTCAAACTATCCTGAAAATCGCCGCCGCTAACGGTATCGGCAGAATTCTCGTGGGAACCGATGGTATTGTCTCCACTCCCGCTATTTCTGGGTTAATTCGTGAAAATAACGCTTTTGGCGGTATTGTTCTCTCCGCTAGTCATAACCCCGGCGGTCCAGAGGGGGATTTTGGCATTAAGTACAATATTACTAACGGCGGACCAGCACCAGAAAATATCACCGATGCAATTTATGCCGAGACTAAGGTGATTAGCAGTTATAAAATCCTCTCAGGGGCCGATATTAATCTTGATCGCCCCGGTTCCTTTAAACTGGGAACTATGGATGTGGAAGTGATCGATGCGGTCACTCCCTATGTCAAAATGATGGAAAAGATTTTTGATTTCGATCGCATTGAGGCCCTACTCACTTCTGGTAAGTTTAAAATGTGCATGGATTCTCTCCATGCGGTAACCGGTCCCTACGCTTATGCTCTATTTGAACAGCGTTTAGGCGCGCCCAAGGGTACAGTATTAAATGGTATTCCCTTAGAGGACTTTGGTGGTGGTCATCCCGATCCTAACCTAGTCTATGCCCATGATCTGGTAGAAATTCTCTTCGGTCAAGAGGCTCCCGATTTTGGGGCTGCTTCCGATGGAGATGGCGATCGCAATATGATCCTCGGTCAGAATTTTTTTGTTACCCCTAGTGATAGTTTAGCGGTACTAACAGCCAATGCTCATCTAGTACCGGGCTATCAAAATGGTATCACGGGAGTGGCGCGATCGATGCCCACCAGTGCGGCGGCCGATCGCGTAGCGGCTAAACTGGGAATTGACTGTTATGAAACTCCCACCGGTTGGAAATTCTTCGGTAATTTGTTGGATGCGGGGAAAGCAACCCTTTGCGGGGAGGAAAGTTTCGGCACGGGTTCCAATCATATTCGCGAAAAAGATGGTTTATGGGCGGTTCTTTTCTGGTTAAATATTTTGGCAGTTAAAGGAGAATCTGTAGAGGCAATTGTCCGCAGTCATTGGCAAGAATTTGGCCGCAATTTCTATTCTCGTCATGATTATGAAGAAGTCGCCTTAGAACCGGCAAAAGAGATGATGGCACGTCTCCAGAAGCTGGTTTTAGAGCTTAAGGGTAAACAATTTGGTAACTATGAAGTGGAATATGCCGATGATTTTAGCTATACGGATCCGGTGGATGGTAGTGTGAGTAAAAATCAAGGCATTCGCATTGGTTTTACCGATGGTTCTCGGATTATTTACCGTCTATCGGGTACGGGAACTAAAGGGGCAACTCTCCGGGTTTATCTAGAAAGTTATGAACCGGACGCAAGTAAACACGATATCGACACCCAAAAGGCCCTACAGCCGTTAATTGATTTGGCCGAAAAAATCGGTCAAATTCGTCAATCTACCGGACGGGAACAACCCACAGTTATTACCTAA
- the pruA gene encoding L-glutamate gamma-semialdehyde dehydrogenase, producing the protein MVIQIESTQNYETKTQEIARQLLAETREKKGLWSALQDQMRWDDKLLDWAMSNPNLRVQLFRFIDCLPALRSNAEIANHLQQYLGDASVELPSALKSILNFSDPNSLPAQTAASLISKSVETLARKYIAGEDLEQITRTVTRLRKEKMAFTIDLLGEAVITEAETQVYLQSYLDLMTHLAQEANKWNKVSQIDEADGDLLPQVQVSVKLTAFYSQFDPIDPIGSKEKVCDRIRLLLRRAQELGVAVHFDMEQYVYKNLTLAILKELLLEEEFRSRTDIGITLQAYLRDSAEDLQDLINWAKKRGYPLTVRLVKGAYWDQETIKSRQNHWPQPVYNEKSATDANYERMTRLLLENHQYLYAAIGSHNVRSQALACAIAESLEIPRRRFEMQVLYGMGDQLAKALVKRGHRVRVYSPYGQLLPGMAYLIRRLLENTANSSFLRQNLEDRPVEDLIAAPRVLGKDNPIIAGFPNAADTDYANEQLRNKASQALTFVKNSLGKTYLPLINGEYVATNVQINSVNPCNPQEIVGKVGLIEVEQAEKAIIAAKQAFPAWKRTPVAQRAEILRKAADLMEARRHELSAWICLEVGKVIQQADPEVSEAIDFCRYYASEMERLDLGHNFDVAGENNRYSYQPRGIALVISPWNFPLAIAVGMTVAALVAGNCTLLKPAETSSVITAKFAEILLEAGIPAGVFQYIPGKGSQVGAHLVSHPDVHLIAFTGSREVGCRIYTDASIVQKGQKHLKRVIAEMGGKNALIVDESADLDQAVVGAVKSAFGYTGQKCSACSRIIVLESVYDSFVDRFVEATKSLNIGPTDLPSTEVGPVIDEKAQARIREYIETGKKEAELALEMPIPEVGYFVSPTVFKNVPPDAVIAMEEIFGPVVAIIKVSNFEQALAVANGTDYALTGGLYSRTPAHINRATQEFEVGNLYINRGITGAIVSRQPFGGFKMSGVGSKAGGPDYLLQFLEPRHISENIQRQGFAPIEGAD; encoded by the coding sequence GTGGTTATCCAAATCGAATCAACTCAAAACTACGAAACCAAAACCCAAGAGATAGCTAGACAACTTTTAGCCGAAACTCGGGAAAAAAAAGGTCTTTGGTCTGCTTTACAGGATCAAATGCGTTGGGATGATAAATTACTCGATTGGGCCATGTCTAACCCCAATTTACGAGTACAATTATTCCGTTTTATTGACTGTTTACCCGCTTTACGCAGTAATGCCGAGATCGCTAATCATCTCCAACAATACCTCGGTGATGCTTCCGTAGAACTGCCCAGTGCGCTGAAAAGTATCCTCAACTTTAGTGATCCTAACTCCCTACCCGCTCAAACGGCCGCCAGTCTGATCAGTAAATCCGTAGAAACCTTAGCTCGTAAGTATATCGCCGGGGAAGACCTAGAGCAAATTACTCGCACTGTCACCCGTCTGCGGAAGGAAAAAATGGCTTTTACCATAGATCTCCTCGGTGAAGCGGTAATTACTGAAGCGGAAACCCAAGTTTATCTACAAAGTTATCTGGATTTAATGACCCATTTGGCTCAAGAAGCGAACAAATGGAATAAAGTTAGCCAAATTGATGAAGCGGACGGCGACTTATTACCACAAGTGCAGGTTTCTGTCAAGCTAACTGCCTTTTATTCTCAGTTTGATCCCATAGATCCCATTGGTAGTAAGGAAAAAGTTTGCGATCGCATTCGCCTACTATTGCGACGCGCTCAGGAGTTAGGGGTGGCAGTCCATTTTGATATGGAACAGTACGTTTATAAAAACCTCACCCTGGCTATCCTGAAAGAATTACTCCTAGAAGAAGAATTTCGCAGTCGTACCGATATTGGCATCACCCTACAGGCATATTTAAGAGATTCTGCCGAAGATTTACAAGATTTAATTAATTGGGCCAAAAAGCGCGGTTATCCCCTGACTGTCCGGCTAGTCAAAGGCGCTTACTGGGATCAGGAAACGATTAAATCTCGCCAAAATCACTGGCCACAGCCGGTATATAACGAAAAATCGGCCACAGATGCCAATTATGAACGGATGACGCGGTTATTATTGGAAAATCATCAATATTTATACGCCGCCATCGGTAGTCATAACGTGCGATCGCAAGCCTTGGCCTGTGCGATCGCAGAAAGTTTAGAAATTCCCCGTCGTCGCTTTGAAATGCAGGTATTGTACGGCATGGGCGACCAATTAGCCAAAGCCTTAGTGAAGCGGGGTCATCGGGTGCGGGTTTATTCCCCCTACGGACAACTCTTACCCGGTATGGCCTACCTAATCCGCCGTTTATTAGAAAATACCGCTAATAGTTCCTTCCTAAGGCAAAATTTGGAGGATCGTCCCGTGGAAGATTTAATCGCAGCCCCCCGGGTTTTAGGCAAGGATAACCCGATTATCGCCGGTTTTCCTAATGCCGCCGATACGGATTATGCTAACGAGCAATTACGAAATAAAGCGAGTCAAGCCCTTACTTTTGTCAAAAATTCCCTCGGTAAAACCTATTTACCCCTAATTAACGGCGAATACGTTGCCACCAATGTTCAAATTAATTCCGTTAATCCCTGTAACCCGCAGGAAATAGTGGGGAAAGTGGGCTTAATTGAGGTGGAACAGGCAGAAAAAGCGATCATAGCGGCTAAACAGGCTTTTCCCGCTTGGAAACGCACCCCAGTGGCTCAAAGAGCCGAAATACTGCGAAAAGCGGCCGATTTGATGGAAGCGCGACGACACGAGTTATCGGCCTGGATTTGTTTGGAAGTGGGCAAAGTTATCCAACAGGCGGATCCGGAAGTGTCAGAAGCGATCGATTTTTGCCGTTATTACGCCTCCGAGATGGAAAGACTGGATTTAGGGCATAATTTCGACGTAGCAGGCGAGAATAATCGTTATTCCTACCAACCCCGGGGTATTGCTTTAGTGATTTCTCCCTGGAATTTCCCCCTAGCCATTGCGGTGGGGATGACAGTAGCGGCTTTAGTAGCTGGTAACTGTACGCTATTGAAACCTGCTGAGACTTCTTCGGTAATTACGGCGAAATTTGCCGAGATTCTCCTAGAAGCGGGTATTCCTGCCGGAGTCTTCCAATATATCCCGGGTAAAGGTTCCCAGGTGGGGGCGCATCTAGTCAGCCATCCCGATGTTCACCTAATCGCCTTCACCGGTTCACGAGAAGTGGGCTGTCGCATCTATACAGATGCCTCGATCGTGCAAAAGGGTCAAAAACACCTAAAACGAGTTATCGCCGAAATGGGCGGCAAAAATGCCCTAATTGTCGATGAGAGTGCCGATTTAGATCAGGCCGTTGTCGGTGCGGTTAAGTCCGCTTTTGGCTACACCGGCCAGAAATGTTCGGCCTGTTCGCGGATAATCGTTCTGGAAAGCGTCTATGATAGCTTTGTTGATCGCTTTGTCGAGGCTACCAAGTCCCTCAATATCGGGCCGACGGATTTACCGAGTACAGAAGTAGGACCGGTTATCGACGAGAAAGCTCAAGCAAGAATTCGGGAATATATCGAAACTGGTAAAAAAGAGGCAGAATTGGCTCTAGAAATGCCGATTCCAGAAGTGGGTTACTTCGTCAGTCCCACCGTCTTTAAGAATGTTCCCCCCGATGCGGTAATAGCGATGGAGGAAATTTTTGGTCCGGTGGTGGCGATTATCAAAGTGAGCAATTTTGAGCAAGCTTTAGCCGTAGCTAACGGAACCGACTATGCTCTAACCGGTGGCTTATATTCTCGCACTCCTGCCCATATTAACCGAGCTACGCAGGAATTTGAAGTGGGAAACCTCTATATTAACCGGGGAATCACCGGTGCGATTGTCTCCCGTCAACCCTTCGGGGGTTTCAAGATGTCGGGGGTAGGTTCCAAAGCAGGGGGGCCCGATTATCTGCTGCAATTCCTCGAACCTCGTCACATCAGCGAGAATATTCAACGTCAGGGATTTGCACCGATTGAAGGGGCCGATTAG
- a CDS encoding NAD(P)H-quinone oxidoreductase subunit H, producing MAKIETRTEPMVLNMGPHHPSMHGVLRLIVTLDGEDVIDCEPVIGYLHRGMEKIAENRTNVMYVPYVSRWDYAAGMFNEAITVNAPEKLADIAVPKRAQYIRVIMLELNRIANHLLWLGPFMADVGAQTPFFYIFREREMIYDLWEAATGMRLINNNYFRIGGVAVDLPYGWVDKCEDFCDYFDPKVDEYEKLITNNPIFRRRIEGIGCITRDEAINWGLSGPMLRASGVKWDLRKVDHYECYDDFDWEVHWETAGDCFARYLVRIREMRESVKIIRQALKGLPGGPYENLEAKRMAEGKKSAWNDFDYQYIAKKVAPTFKIPKGEHYVRLESGKGELGIFIVGNDDVFPWRWKIRAADFNNLQILPHILKGVKVADIMAILGSIDIIMGSVDR from the coding sequence ATGGCAAAAATTGAAACGAGAACAGAACCCATGGTTTTAAACATGGGACCCCATCACCCTTCGATGCACGGAGTTTTGCGCTTAATCGTCACCCTCGACGGGGAAGACGTGATTGACTGTGAACCCGTGATCGGTTATCTTCATCGGGGCATGGAAAAAATTGCCGAAAATCGCACTAATGTCATGTACGTTCCCTACGTTAGTCGTTGGGATTACGCCGCAGGGATGTTTAATGAGGCGATTACGGTCAATGCTCCCGAAAAATTAGCCGATATCGCCGTTCCCAAACGAGCGCAATATATCCGGGTGATTATGTTGGAACTCAACCGCATCGCTAACCATTTACTCTGGTTAGGCCCCTTTATGGCGGATGTAGGCGCACAAACTCCCTTTTTCTACATTTTCCGGGAACGGGAGATGATTTATGACCTCTGGGAAGCTGCCACGGGAATGCGGTTAATTAATAATAATTATTTCCGTATTGGTGGCGTGGCGGTGGATTTACCCTACGGATGGGTGGATAAGTGCGAGGATTTCTGTGACTATTTTGACCCAAAAGTGGACGAATACGAGAAATTAATCACTAATAACCCGATTTTCCGCCGTCGTATTGAAGGGATAGGCTGCATTACCAGAGACGAAGCGATTAACTGGGGTTTATCCGGTCCGATGTTGCGCGCTTCTGGGGTGAAATGGGATTTAAGAAAAGTTGACCATTACGAGTGTTACGACGATTTTGACTGGGAAGTGCATTGGGAAACCGCCGGCGATTGTTTTGCTCGTTATCTGGTGCGGATTCGGGAAATGCGCGAATCGGTGAAAATTATCCGGCAAGCACTGAAAGGTTTACCCGGTGGTCCCTACGAAAATCTGGAAGCAAAACGGATGGCAGAAGGGAAAAAATCAGCTTGGAATGATTTTGACTATCAATATATCGCCAAAAAAGTCGCCCCCACTTTTAAGATTCCTAAAGGTGAACATTATGTGCGCTTGGAAAGTGGTAAAGGGGAATTAGGTATCTTTATCGTCGGTAATGATGATGTTTTCCCTTGGCGTTGGAAAATTCGGGCCGCCGATTTTAATAATCTTCAAATTCTGCCTCATATCCTCAAAGGGGTAAAAGTTGCCGATATTATGGCGATTTTAGGCAGTATTGATATTATTATGGGGTCAGTCGATCGCTAA
- a CDS encoding DUF2283 domain-containing protein, which produces MAEVNVYYDPMGNTLTVWFGDRSSEYLCEETGDEVILMKNQKGEVIGFEKLNYRISENRNLKISLETATPL; this is translated from the coding sequence ATGGCAGAAGTAAACGTTTATTATGATCCGATGGGCAATACCTTAACCGTGTGGTTTGGCGATCGCTCTTCAGAATATCTCTGCGAAGAAACCGGCGACGAAGTTATTTTAATGAAAAATCAAAAAGGCGAAGTTATTGGTTTTGAAAAACTTAACTATAGGATTTCTGAGAACAGGAATCTTAAAATTTCCCTAGAAACCGCCACCCCTCTTTAA
- a CDS encoding HD family phosphohydrolase: protein MNHFLHSFTVFPDSARKSRSYSLGKLRRPLIFLFTVGCLTSVVGYRFYNQPKLAVGTISPVTIIAPEDARFQDQETTDLKRQKIRAGLLPRLKRDPQTTAQIERSLRDTLGQLSQISPILRKNSILMGRTISNATLGTLLTFSADQWSTLQSGLKYKESFTKPLTKEQEYAVSEIQAYGQRVTKGNFEQFIDRLGQLRQIQEQTSQNYRHSSLNKLKYADLITAAQMGDREWQNLETAILQASRRILVQGIPPGISTSHLEDTIAVQISGDRLTRRQQLLAENIVLAALEGQTNLIEDREATKEQATKAVEAVDMVMSDAQAGQIIVKAGETITQAQFVLIDGFGLSERGINWMGLGSTAILVTSAIGTFCLVAQRLHRPLRHRDFILLGLLSFTTPILAIAHIPFTNLAAVGLLVSSFYGPTLAVTQVLLTAGLSLFSIQGISADLIAGTIGGLLAAMIAGKLRSRDELSLLGMGIGVSQGGVYLLTYLIVSATASTIIYTLLPTALVYGLSGIAWTVIALGLSPYLERCFDVVTPIRLVELSNPNCSLLKRLATEAPGTFQHTLFVACLAEAAARKLHCNVELIRTGTLYHDIGKMHDPLGFIENQMGGPNKHDEINDPYVSAEIIKKHVSEGLVMARRHGLPRVVRDFIPEHQGNLLISYFYQQALQKSVQNGQEFVDEAAFRYDGPIPQSRETAIVMLADSSEAALRSLKEASPEQAMDMIKKIFQARWREQQLVDSGIRQEELPIIAEIFVQVWQQFHHQRIAYPKAVLEVSSAEKK from the coding sequence ATGAATCATTTTCTGCATTCTTTCACTGTTTTTCCTGATTCTGCCCGAAAATCTCGCTCTTACTCCCTCGGTAAACTGCGACGACCCTTAATCTTCCTGTTTACCGTCGGTTGTCTGACTAGCGTGGTCGGTTATCGTTTCTATAATCAGCCGAAATTGGCCGTCGGGACTATTTCCCCCGTTACGATTATCGCCCCCGAAGATGCCCGTTTTCAAGACCAAGAAACCACCGACCTCAAACGCCAAAAAATTCGGGCTGGACTGCTTCCCAGGCTGAAAAGAGACCCCCAAACCACCGCCCAGATCGAGCGATCGCTGCGAGACACTTTAGGGCAATTAAGTCAAATTAGCCCAATTTTGCGAAAAAATTCCATTTTAATGGGCAGGACTATTTCTAACGCCACGCTGGGAACGCTGCTCACCTTTTCTGCCGATCAATGGTCAACTCTACAAAGCGGACTCAAATATAAAGAATCTTTTACAAAACCCTTGACAAAAGAGCAGGAATATGCTGTTAGCGAAATCCAAGCCTATGGTCAGCGCGTGACGAAGGGAAACTTTGAGCAATTTATCGATCGATTAGGGCAATTACGGCAAATACAGGAGCAAACCAGCCAAAATTATCGGCATTCCAGCTTAAATAAACTCAAATACGCCGATCTGATCACAGCGGCCCAAATGGGCGATCGAGAGTGGCAAAACCTAGAAACAGCCATCCTGCAAGCGAGTCGCCGGATTTTGGTACAAGGCATTCCCCCGGGGATTTCCACCAGTCACCTAGAGGATACCATCGCCGTGCAGATTAGCGGCGATCGCCTAACCCGTCGTCAGCAGCTTTTAGCCGAAAATATCGTTCTGGCGGCCCTAGAGGGACAAACGAACCTGATAGAAGATCGGGAGGCAACCAAAGAACAAGCCACTAAAGCGGTGGAAGCGGTAGATATGGTTATGTCTGACGCTCAAGCAGGTCAAATTATCGTTAAAGCAGGCGAAACAATTACTCAAGCTCAGTTTGTTCTCATCGATGGCTTTGGTTTGAGCGAACGGGGCATTAACTGGATGGGTTTAGGGTCAACGGCAATCCTTGTCACCAGCGCGATCGGGACTTTTTGCCTCGTTGCTCAGCGTCTCCATCGGCCTCTGCGTCACCGGGATTTTATTCTCTTGGGTTTACTAAGTTTTACCACACCGATCCTAGCGATCGCCCATATTCCCTTTACCAATCTGGCAGCCGTGGGTTTATTAGTCAGCAGTTTCTACGGCCCGACTCTGGCCGTCACCCAAGTCCTCTTAACTGCCGGTCTTTCCCTATTCAGCATCCAAGGTATCAGCGCCGATTTAATCGCGGGGACGATAGGGGGACTATTAGCGGCTATGATAGCGGGAAAATTGCGTTCTAGGGATGAATTATCGCTGCTAGGGATGGGAATCGGAGTCAGCCAAGGGGGTGTTTATCTGCTCACTTACCTAATCGTTAGCGCCACGGCCAGCACGATCATCTATACTCTACTACCCACGGCCCTCGTCTATGGTCTATCGGGGATAGCTTGGACGGTAATCGCCCTAGGATTATCCCCCTATCTCGAACGCTGTTTCGATGTGGTCACTCCCATTCGTCTGGTGGAGTTGTCCAATCCTAATTGTAGTTTGCTCAAACGTTTGGCCACGGAAGCGCCGGGGACTTTTCAACATACCCTTTTTGTCGCCTGTTTAGCTGAAGCGGCCGCCCGAAAACTGCACTGTAATGTGGAATTAATTCGCACGGGGACCCTCTATCACGATATCGGGAAAATGCACGATCCTCTCGGTTTTATTGAAAATCAAATGGGTGGCCCGAATAAACACGATGAAATTAATGATCCCTACGTCAGTGCCGAGATTATTAAAAAGCACGTTAGCGAAGGGTTAGTCATGGCCCGCAGACACGGTTTACCGCGAGTCGTCCGCGATTTTATTCCCGAACACCAAGGCAATCTCTTAATTTCCTATTTTTATCAGCAAGCTTTGCAAAAATCCGTCCAAAATGGTCAAGAATTCGTCGATGAGGCGGCCTTTCGCTACGATGGTCCGATTCCCCAATCGCGAGAAACGGCGATCGTTATGTTAGCCGATAGTAGCGAGGCCGCTTTGCGATCGCTAAAGGAGGCCTCCCCAGAACAAGCCATGGATATGATCAAAAAGATTTTTCAGGCCCGATGGCGCGAGCAACAATTAGTAGATAGTGGTATTCGTCAGGAGGAATTACCAATTATTGCCGAGATTTTTGTGCAAGTTTGGCAACAATTCCACCATCAACGCATTGCCTACCCGAAAGCAGTTTTAGAAGTCTCCTCAGCCGAAAAAAAATAA
- a CDS encoding Uma2 family endonuclease — protein MLLITLNENTLSLSPGSQVIFPHQTWEDYQRLLSLRLQKTYPKLYFNCKTQEIRLMSPLPSHGKRINLLSDLVKIILRRQGKDWECFDPITLKIPGEAGVEPDTCFYIDNREAILGKERIDLTVDPPPDLAIEVDFTSLTDVEAYQLLKIPELWVYRREELKIYLFREDGYQESENSRLFPDINIKKLFPYYVELGWNQGSSLALRQFEALEN, from the coding sequence ATGCTCCTAATTACTCTCAACGAAAATACTTTATCTTTATCTCCGGGCAGTCAAGTTATTTTTCCCCATCAGACTTGGGAAGATTACCAAAGATTGCTGAGTTTACGTCTCCAAAAAACCTATCCCAAACTCTATTTTAATTGCAAAACGCAAGAAATTCGGCTTATGTCTCCCCTACCAAGTCATGGCAAACGTATCAATCTTTTAAGTGATTTAGTAAAAATTATCCTTCGTCGTCAAGGCAAAGACTGGGAATGTTTTGATCCAATTACCTTGAAAATTCCGGGAGAAGCGGGAGTAGAACCAGATACCTGTTTTTATATTGATAATAGAGAGGCAATTTTAGGCAAAGAGAGAATTGATTTAACTGTTGATCCTCCTCCCGATTTAGCTATAGAAGTGGACTTTACTTCTCTGACTGATGTAGAGGCCTATCAATTGCTGAAAATCCCCGAATTGTGGGTTTATCGTCGGGAAGAATTAAAAATATATCTGTTCAGAGAAGACGGTTATCAAGAAAGCGAAAATAGTCGTCTCTTTCCCGATATAAATATCAAGAAACTTTTCCCCTATTATGTTGAATTAGGCTGGAACCAAGGTTCTAGTCTTGCCTTACGTCAGTTTGAAGCTTTAGAGAATTAG
- a CDS encoding Uma2 family endonuclease: MVTNPNFFYVSPEVYLEGERVSPIKHEYRKGRIYAMVGAKKPHIVLNTNLATLLNIHLDDSPCLVLTSDIKVRLEEANCYYYPDIAVVCDEREINNTDDFILYPVLIIEVLSKSTESFDRGDKFSDYQTCPTLKEYILIHQNQMKIECHRREDSGIWKEQIYEAGDAVEFTSVGFRGSITSIYRKVPSLV; encoded by the coding sequence ATGGTGACGAATCCTAATTTTTTTTATGTCTCTCCAGAAGTGTATCTAGAAGGGGAAAGAGTCAGTCCGATCAAGCACGAGTACCGAAAAGGACGGATTTATGCAATGGTAGGCGCAAAAAAGCCCCATATTGTCTTAAATACAAATCTAGCCACTTTATTGAATATCCATCTCGATGATAGTCCCTGTCTTGTTCTCACTTCCGATATCAAAGTCCGGTTAGAGGAGGCAAATTGTTATTATTATCCCGATATTGCGGTGGTTTGTGACGAGAGAGAGATTAACAATACCGATGATTTTATTCTCTATCCCGTTCTGATTATTGAAGTATTATCGAAATCTACGGAATCCTTTGATAGGGGTGATAAATTCAGCGATTATCAAACCTGTCCCACCTTAAAAGAATACATTCTTATTCATCAAAACCAGATGAAAATTGAATGTCACCGTCGCGAGGATTCGGGAATCTGGAAAGAACAGATCTATGAAGCCGGGGATGCGGTAGAATTCACCAGTGTAGGATTCCGGGGATCGATCACTTCTATCTATCGCAAAGTCCCCAGTTTGGTATGA